GGAGACGATCTATTCGTCCAAAATATCGAAACCTTAGCCGATTCACTTCAACAGCTATTAGATATTTTACGACTGGCAGAACGCGATCAGATAATTATACATTTCATCGATGAACAAATAACCAATCAGACGATTCATGAAGCTTCGCTACTTCAAGGAGCCAAATTCTTTGCGAGGTTGCAATCGACTTTCTTAAGCCATTCTTCAACATTTACTTTGCAAGTTGCCAAACAACAGGGCAAATCGATTGGCCGCCCGCGAAAGTCAGATGAAAATTTAGAGCGCGCCTTCGCCATGTATGAAAGTAAAAATTATACGCTATATGACATAAAAGAAGCTACTGGAATTAGTAAATCGACTTTATATCGTTATTTAGATAGTCGTTCCACGTTTATGTCGGATGAGGAAAATTAAAAGAACGCCGAGTGGACGTTCATAGTTGAGTTTTACGTGAATTGAAAGTCAAATAATTGCAGTTTTAATTCAAAGGTCCATATATATCGATAATTTTTCCCGTATATGCATCTAGTACAAATGTTGGCGAAGTTCCATTATGTTCAAGTTGGACTTCCCATTGCTGTTTATTTGTTAATTCGTTCCAAAAACCTTGTTTTTGATTGAGATTCACACTAATAATTTCAGGAGTGATTTCATTTAAATCACTAAAGGATAATGACTTTTTCCATTCCACCGGAGGATTTTCAAAGTGTTTTTCTGCATTAATTACGGCTTCCTCAGTGCTAATAATAGGCGCTTGATATTGGAATAAAAAAGTCATTATCATTATTAAAGCCAAACCTACTAATACTCTATTCAAATAATGTCCTCCCCGTCACGCGCAAATAACAAAAACTCCCTATTTGCCACAACATTTCTTGTGTTTCTTCCCGCTTCCACATGGACACGGTTCATTTCGACTAACCTTCCCGCCTTCAATCACCTGAAACGGAATAGTCGGCAATGGCTGCAAGTGAGGTCTTGCCAATTGTCCTAGTTCACTTGGCGTATGGCCTCTATTTTCCCAAATGCGTGTTGTGTTGGAAATCATTAATAATACTTGCACATACTCATTCATTTGCTTCTCATCTTTGCACTCAATCATCGATTTCTACACTAAAGGAATGGTATGGCGATAGCTTACTTTGGAAATTTGTAACGGATTGAATTGTTTGGTGCAAACGGTGAAATGTCGCGTCTGCTGGTAAAATAACACGTCTCCAAATGGGCGGTGTAATGTCTTCAAATGATAGTTTAAGAATATATGCTTTCATAGTTCACCCTCGCCTTTTCTTATTATCATACGCCATTTTTAAGATTTCTTATACCCTAACGCATAATCTCAAGCGTGAAAAGACCTTTCGTAAATTAAGCTTCGAAAGGTCTCTCATCTACATTAAAATATCAAACCAAATTTTCACTGCCGTGGTTAAAATAAGCAAGGCTAAAAAGGCTTGAAGCACTTTTGTATTCACTCTTCTTCCAGTCTTCGCACCAAGTGGGGCCGCTAGTAAACTTGCAATTACCAGTATTAACGCAGGGTAGAAGTCAACTTGCCCCGTTGAAATTTTCCCTGCTGTAGCGCCAATTGATGAAATAAAAATAATGGCTAATGAAGAGGCAATCGTGACCCTTGTGGGGATTTTTAATACGACCAACATAATAGGTACGATTAAAAAGCCGCCGCCAGCACCGACAACTCCAGATCCTAAACCGACAATTAAAGCTAAAAACGCGGCAAGCCACTTATTGAACGTCACTTGATCCAAAGGGATATCGTCTATTCCTTTCTTCGGAATAAACATCATGGCCGCGGCTATTAAAGCCAAAACTCCATAAACAATATTAATACCTTCTTCAGGTATAGAATGCGACCCAAAACTTCCAATTATACTCCCTATTAACACGCCTGATCCCATGTATATGATCAGCTTTTTATTCAAAAAA
This genomic window from Sporosarcina sp. Marseille-Q4063 contains:
- a CDS encoding recombinase family protein, which gives rise to MKYGYIRPIVKDQQCTDQLNNISIEKLYKETHGLAKKRKELENLLMILQKGDDLFVQNIETLADSLQQLLDILRLAERDQIIIHFIDEQITNQTIHEASLLQGAKFFARLQSTFLSHSSTFTLQVAKQQGKSIGRPRKSDENLERAFAMYESKNYTLYDIKEATGISKSTLYRYLDSRSTFMSDEEN
- a CDS encoding PepSY domain-containing protein; its protein translation is MNRVLVGLALIMIMTFLFQYQAPIISTEEAVINAEKHFENPPVEWKKSLSFSDLNEITPEIISVNLNQKQGFWNELTNKQQWEVQLEHNGTSPTFVLDAYTGKIIDIYGPLN
- a CDS encoding SEC-C metal-binding domain-containing protein, producing the protein MNEYVQVLLMISNTTRIWENRGHTPSELGQLARPHLQPLPTIPFQVIEGGKVSRNEPCPCGSGKKHKKCCGK
- a CDS encoding sulfite exporter TauE/SafE family protein, producing MDFTFIIIIFLIGFIGSFMSGMVGIGGAIINYPLLLFIPPLFGLAAFSAHDVSGISAVQVLFATISGVLAYRKGGFLNKKLIIYMGSGVLIGSIIGSFGSHSIPEEGINIVYGVLALIAAAMMFIPKKGIDDIPLDQVTFNKWLAAFLALIVGLGSGVVGAGGGFLIVPIMLVVLKIPTRVTIASSLAIIFISSIGATAGKISTGQVDFYPALILVIASLLAAPLGAKTGRRVNTKVLQAFLALLILTTAVKIWFDILM